One genomic segment of Mycolicibacterium chubuense NBB4 includes these proteins:
- a CDS encoding BlaI/MecI/CopY family transcriptional regulator, giving the protein MAKLTRLGELERSVMDHLWSAGEPQTVRQVHEALAAHRDLAYTTIMTVLQRLAKKNLVVQHRDDRAHRYAPTHGRDELVAGLMVDALDQAADSGSREAALVHFVERVGAGEAAALRRALAELEDKHRAAPPAGGPGTG; this is encoded by the coding sequence ATGGCGAAGCTGACACGGCTCGGAGAGCTGGAGCGCTCGGTGATGGACCACTTGTGGTCCGCCGGCGAGCCGCAGACTGTGCGTCAGGTGCACGAGGCACTGGCCGCCCATCGCGACCTCGCCTACACCACGATCATGACCGTGCTGCAGCGGCTGGCGAAGAAGAACCTGGTCGTGCAGCACCGCGACGACCGCGCACACCGGTACGCCCCCACCCACGGCCGCGACGAACTCGTTGCGGGGCTGATGGTCGACGCCCTGGATCAGGCCGCCGACTCCGGCAGCCGCGAGGCCGCGCTCGTGCACTTCGTCGAGCGGGTCGGCGCGGGCGAGGCCGCCGCACTCCGCCGCGCCCTGGCCGAACTCGAGGACAAGCACCGCGCCGCTCCACCCGCTGGCGGTCCGGGCACCGGCTGA
- a CDS encoding urease accessory protein UreD codes for MRSDVLIVARAHRSPHLECRGGIAARRTGCDTVHLVSSAATPLGGDTIGVRVVVERGARLTVRTAAATVALPGPGTPESHATWTLEVAGHLDLDPQPTIVAAAARHFASTRVELSDGSTLRLRERVQIGRSGEREGFWSGSLRADAEGTPLLRHRVELGRGSLADDAIAAPLACISELRYPRSEADAGTGGVTLALAAGGCLTTWQGDRL; via the coding sequence ATGCGGTCGGACGTGCTGATCGTCGCCCGAGCGCACCGGTCGCCGCACCTCGAATGCCGGGGCGGCATCGCCGCGCGGCGAACCGGCTGCGACACCGTGCATCTCGTGTCGTCGGCCGCGACACCGCTGGGCGGCGACACCATCGGTGTGCGGGTGGTGGTGGAACGCGGGGCGCGACTGACGGTACGCACCGCGGCGGCGACGGTGGCCCTGCCGGGGCCGGGCACGCCGGAGTCCCACGCGACGTGGACACTCGAGGTGGCGGGCCACCTCGACCTCGACCCCCAGCCGACCATCGTGGCGGCGGCGGCACGGCACTTCGCCTCGACGCGGGTCGAGCTGTCCGACGGCAGCACCCTGCGTCTGCGCGAGCGCGTGCAGATCGGCAGGTCCGGTGAGCGGGAGGGCTTTTGGTCCGGATCATTGCGGGCCGACGCGGAGGGCACGCCGTTGCTGCGGCATCGCGTCGAGCTCGGCCGCGGGTCGCTCGCCGATGACGCGATCGCCGCGCCGCTGGCCTGCATCAGCGAGTTGCGCTATCCGCGCAGCGAGGCCGACGCCGGCACCGGCGGCGTGACGCTGGCGCTGGCCGCAGGCGGATGCCTGACCACCTGGCAGGGCGACCGCCTGTGA
- the gndA gene encoding NADP-dependent phosphogluconate dehydrogenase: protein MSDSAAPTTGTAQIGVTGLAVMGSNIARNFARHGYTVALHNRSIAKTDALLAEHGSEGTFVRSETIPEFLDALEKPRRVLIMVKAGDPTDAVINELADAMEEGDIIIDGGNALYTDTIRREKAMRERGLHFVGAGISGGEEGALNGPSIMPGGPAESYKSLGPLLEEISAHVDGVPCCTHIGPDGAGHFVKMVHNGIEYSDMQLIGEAYQLLRDGLGKSAPEIADVFAEWNNGDLDSFLIEITAKVLRQTDAKTGKPLVDVILDEAEQKGTGRWTVKSALDLGVPVTGIAEAVFARALSGSVAQRKATTDLASGSLGDKPTEAAQFVDDVSKALYASKIIAYAQGFNQIQAGSAEYDWNIKPGDMARIWRGGCIIRAKFLNRITEAFDENPDLPTLIAAPYFREAIEAGIDSWRRVVVTATRLGIPIPGFSSALSYYDALRTERLPAALTQGLRDFFGAHTYGRIDADPAARFHTLWSGDRSEVEA from the coding sequence ATGAGCGACTCTGCTGCCCCCACGACCGGTACCGCTCAGATCGGCGTCACCGGCCTGGCTGTGATGGGGTCGAACATCGCCCGCAACTTCGCGCGCCACGGTTACACGGTCGCGCTGCACAACCGGTCGATCGCCAAGACCGACGCGCTGCTGGCCGAGCACGGGTCCGAGGGCACGTTCGTCCGCAGCGAGACGATCCCCGAGTTCCTCGACGCACTGGAGAAGCCCCGCCGGGTGCTGATCATGGTCAAGGCCGGCGACCCGACCGACGCGGTCATCAACGAGCTCGCCGACGCCATGGAAGAAGGCGACATCATCATCGACGGCGGAAACGCCCTCTACACCGACACGATCCGGCGCGAGAAGGCGATGCGCGAGCGCGGTCTGCACTTCGTCGGCGCCGGCATCTCCGGCGGTGAGGAGGGCGCGCTGAACGGGCCGTCGATCATGCCCGGCGGGCCGGCCGAGTCGTACAAGAGCCTGGGGCCGCTGCTCGAGGAGATCTCCGCGCACGTCGACGGGGTGCCCTGCTGCACCCACATCGGCCCCGACGGCGCCGGGCACTTCGTCAAGATGGTGCACAACGGCATCGAGTACTCCGACATGCAGCTCATCGGCGAGGCCTACCAGCTGCTGCGCGACGGGCTGGGAAAGTCCGCACCCGAGATCGCCGACGTGTTCGCCGAGTGGAACAACGGCGACCTCGACAGCTTCCTCATCGAGATCACCGCGAAAGTGCTGCGGCAGACCGACGCCAAGACCGGCAAGCCGCTGGTGGACGTCATCCTCGACGAGGCCGAGCAGAAGGGCACCGGCCGCTGGACGGTGAAGTCGGCGCTCGATCTGGGTGTGCCGGTGACCGGGATCGCCGAGGCCGTGTTCGCTCGCGCCCTGTCGGGCTCGGTGGCCCAGCGCAAGGCCACCACCGATCTGGCGTCCGGGAGTCTCGGCGACAAGCCAACGGAAGCAGCGCAGTTCGTCGACGACGTCAGCAAGGCGCTGTACGCGTCGAAGATCATCGCCTACGCCCAGGGCTTCAACCAGATCCAGGCCGGCAGCGCCGAATACGACTGGAACATCAAGCCTGGCGACATGGCCCGGATCTGGCGCGGCGGCTGCATCATCCGGGCCAAGTTCCTCAACCGGATCACCGAAGCGTTCGACGAGAACCCCGACCTGCCGACGCTGATCGCCGCGCCGTACTTCCGCGAGGCCATCGAAGCCGGTATCGACAGCTGGCGGCGCGTCGTCGTGACGGCGACCCGGCTCGGCATCCCGATCCCCGGCTTCAGCTCGGCGCTGTCTTACTACGACGCGCTGCGCACCGAGCGGCTGCCTGCGGCGCTCACCCAGGGGCTGCGCGACTTCTTCGGCGCGCACACCTACGGGCGCATCGACGCCGACCCGGCCGCGCGTTTCCACACCCTGTGGAGCGGCGACCGCAGCGAGGTGGAGGCCTGA
- a CDS encoding GuaB1 family IMP dehydrogenase-related protein, giving the protein MKFLDGHRPPYDLTYNDVFIVPGPSEVPSRFDVDLATVDGSGTTIPVVVANMTAVAGRRMAETVARRGGIVVLPQDLPLSVVQHTVEFVKSRDTVVDTPVTLSPDDSVSDACALINKRAHGAAVVLSDDRPVGLVTEAVCSGVDRFTRVRDVAMTDFVSAPVGTEPRKVFDLLEHAPVGVAVLTEADGSLAGVLTRTGAVRAGIYSPAVDAGGRLRIAAAVGINGDVAAKARDLADAGADLLVIDTAHGHQHRMLDAIAAVSALDLGLPLVAGNVVSAEGTRDLINAGATIVKVGVGPGAMCTTRMMTGVGRPQFSAVLECSTAARELGGHVWADGGVRHPRDVALALAAGASNVMIGSWFAGTFESPGDLMHDRSGQPYKESYGMASKRAVAARTAGDSAFDRARKALFEEGISTSRMSLDPIRGGVEDLLDHITSGVRSTCTYVGAATLPELHEKVVLGVQSAAGFAEGHPLPTGW; this is encoded by the coding sequence GTGAAGTTCCTCGATGGCCACCGGCCGCCGTATGACCTGACCTACAACGATGTCTTCATCGTGCCCGGTCCGTCGGAGGTGCCGTCGCGCTTCGACGTCGACCTGGCCACGGTCGACGGGTCGGGCACCACGATCCCCGTCGTGGTCGCCAACATGACCGCGGTGGCCGGGCGGCGGATGGCCGAGACCGTGGCCCGCCGCGGCGGCATCGTCGTGCTGCCCCAGGACCTGCCGCTGTCGGTGGTGCAGCACACCGTCGAGTTCGTCAAGAGCCGCGACACCGTGGTGGACACCCCCGTGACGCTGTCGCCGGACGACTCGGTATCGGATGCGTGCGCCCTGATCAACAAGCGCGCCCACGGCGCGGCGGTGGTGCTGTCCGACGACCGGCCTGTCGGCCTGGTCACCGAGGCCGTCTGCTCGGGCGTCGACCGTTTCACCCGGGTGCGCGATGTGGCGATGACCGACTTCGTCAGCGCCCCGGTGGGCACCGAGCCGCGGAAGGTGTTCGACCTGCTCGAGCACGCCCCGGTCGGGGTCGCGGTGCTGACCGAGGCCGACGGTTCGCTCGCCGGTGTGCTCACTCGCACCGGCGCGGTTCGCGCCGGCATCTACAGCCCCGCCGTCGACGCCGGCGGCCGGCTCCGGATCGCCGCCGCGGTCGGGATCAACGGTGACGTGGCGGCCAAGGCCCGCGACCTCGCCGACGCCGGTGCCGACCTGCTGGTCATCGACACCGCGCACGGACATCAGCACAGGATGCTCGACGCCATCGCGGCCGTCTCCGCGCTCGACCTGGGCCTGCCGCTGGTCGCGGGCAACGTCGTCTCCGCCGAGGGCACCCGCGACCTGATCAACGCAGGCGCCACGATCGTCAAGGTCGGCGTCGGCCCCGGCGCGATGTGCACCACCAGGATGATGACCGGTGTCGGTCGTCCGCAGTTCTCTGCTGTTCTCGAATGCTCCACCGCGGCAAGAGAACTCGGGGGCCACGTGTGGGCCGACGGTGGCGTCCGGCATCCGCGCGACGTGGCGCTGGCGTTGGCGGCCGGTGCGTCGAACGTCATGATCGGCTCCTGGTTCGCCGGCACGTTCGAGTCCCCCGGCGACCTGATGCACGACCGCTCCGGCCAGCCCTACAAGGAGAGCTACGGCATGGCCTCCAAGCGGGCCGTGGCGGCGCGCACCGCCGGCGACAGCGCCTTCGACAGAGCCCGCAAGGCACTCTTCGAAGAAGGCATCTCGACGTCCCGGATGAGCCTCGATCCGATCCGCGGCGGCGTCGAGGACCTCCTCGACCACATCACCTCCGGCGTTCGCAGCACGTGTACCTACGTCGGGGCCGCCACGCTGCCCGAACTGCACGAGAAGGTGGTGCTGGGGGTGCAGTCCGCCGCCGGGTTCGCCGAAGGGCACCCGCTGCCGACCGGCTGGTGA
- a CDS encoding urease subunit alpha: protein MSALSRPRYAALYGPTTGDRIRLADTDLFVEITEDRSGGPGLAGDEAVFGGGKVLRESMGQSRATRADGAPDTVITGAVILDYWGIIKADIGIRDGRVTAIGKAGNPDIMSGVHPGLVVGPSTEIIAGNGRILTAGAIDCHVHLICPQIMEEALGGGITTIVAGGTGPAEGSKATTVTPGAWHLARMLEALDGWPLNIALLGKGNTVSAEAMWEQLRGGAAGFKLHEDWGTTPAAIDACLSVADAAGVQVNIHTDTLNEAGFVENTLAAVRGRSIHAYHTEGAGGGHAPDIITVVGAPNVLPSSTNPTRPHTVNTLDEHLDMLMVCHHLNPAVPEDLAFAESRIRPSTIAAEDLLHDIGAISMIGSDAQAMGRIGEVVMRTWQTAHVMKRRRGFLPGDTAADNTRAQRYVAKYTICPAVAHGLDREIGSVEVGKLADLVLWEPAFFGVRPHAVLKGGMIAWAAMGDANASIPTPQPVLPRPMFGAAPAAAAATSVHFVAPQAIDDGLADRIAVRRRLVAVEDVRAIGKAQMPLNDATPDIEVDPDTFTVRIDGQVWQEQPAAELPMAQRYFLF, encoded by the coding sequence ATGAGCGCACTCTCCCGGCCGCGGTATGCCGCGCTGTACGGTCCCACCACCGGCGACCGCATCCGGCTCGCCGACACCGACCTTTTCGTCGAGATCACCGAAGATCGCAGCGGCGGGCCGGGGCTGGCCGGTGACGAGGCGGTGTTCGGCGGCGGCAAGGTGCTGCGCGAGTCGATGGGTCAGTCGCGGGCCACCCGCGCCGACGGCGCCCCCGACACCGTGATCACCGGCGCGGTGATACTCGACTACTGGGGAATCATCAAGGCCGACATCGGGATTCGTGATGGGCGCGTCACCGCGATCGGCAAGGCGGGCAACCCCGACATCATGTCGGGTGTGCACCCCGGCCTGGTGGTCGGCCCGTCGACGGAGATCATCGCCGGAAATGGGCGCATCCTCACCGCGGGCGCCATCGACTGCCACGTCCACCTGATCTGCCCGCAGATCATGGAGGAGGCGCTCGGCGGCGGCATCACCACGATCGTCGCCGGAGGCACGGGCCCCGCCGAAGGCAGCAAGGCCACCACCGTCACGCCGGGCGCGTGGCATCTGGCCCGCATGCTCGAAGCGCTCGACGGGTGGCCGCTCAACATCGCCCTCCTGGGCAAGGGGAACACCGTCAGCGCCGAGGCGATGTGGGAGCAATTGCGCGGCGGCGCAGCCGGTTTCAAGCTGCACGAGGACTGGGGCACCACCCCGGCCGCCATCGACGCGTGCCTGAGTGTGGCCGACGCGGCGGGCGTGCAGGTCAACATCCACACCGACACGCTCAACGAGGCGGGCTTCGTCGAGAACACCCTCGCCGCGGTCAGGGGCCGGTCCATCCACGCCTACCACACCGAAGGCGCCGGCGGCGGCCACGCACCCGACATCATCACCGTCGTCGGAGCGCCCAACGTGCTGCCCAGTTCCACGAATCCGACCCGGCCGCACACCGTCAACACACTCGACGAGCACCTCGACATGCTGATGGTCTGCCATCACCTCAACCCCGCCGTCCCCGAGGATCTCGCGTTCGCCGAGAGCAGGATCCGGCCGTCGACCATCGCTGCGGAGGACCTGCTGCACGACATCGGCGCGATCTCGATGATCGGCAGTGACGCGCAGGCGATGGGGCGCATCGGCGAGGTGGTGATGCGGACCTGGCAGACGGCGCATGTGATGAAGCGGCGCCGCGGGTTCCTGCCGGGGGACACGGCCGCTGACAACACCCGCGCTCAGCGATACGTCGCCAAATACACGATCTGCCCGGCCGTCGCCCACGGACTCGACCGGGAGATCGGCTCCGTGGAGGTCGGCAAGCTGGCCGATCTGGTGCTGTGGGAGCCGGCGTTCTTCGGGGTGCGCCCGCACGCGGTGCTCAAGGGCGGCATGATCGCGTGGGCGGCGATGGGGGATGCGAACGCCTCGATCCCCACACCGCAGCCGGTGCTGCCGCGACCGATGTTCGGTGCCGCGCCGGCGGCGGCCGCCGCGACGTCGGTGCACTTCGTCGCACCCCAGGCGATCGACGACGGGCTGGCCGATCGGATCGCGGTGCGCCGGCGGCTCGTCGCGGTCGAGGACGTCCGCGCGATCGGCAAGGCGCAGATGCCGCTCAACGACGCGACTCCCGACATCGAGGTGGACCCGGACACGTTCACCGTGCGGATCGACGGCCAGGTGTGGCAGGAGCAGCCCGCGGCCGAACTGCCGATGGCCCAGAGGTACTTCCTGTTCTGA
- a CDS encoding urease subunit gamma, with amino-acid sequence MRLTPHEQERLLISYAAELARRRQARGLKLNHPEAVAMITDHILEGARDGRTVADLMVSGRDVLARADVMDGVPEMLHDVQVEATFPDGTKLVTVHHPIP; translated from the coding sequence ATGCGTTTGACGCCGCATGAACAGGAACGGCTGCTGATCTCCTATGCGGCCGAACTCGCCCGGCGCCGTCAGGCCCGGGGGCTCAAGCTCAACCATCCCGAGGCCGTCGCGATGATCACCGATCACATCCTCGAGGGCGCGCGCGACGGGCGCACCGTCGCCGACCTGATGGTCAGCGGCCGCGACGTGCTGGCCCGCGCCGACGTCATGGACGGCGTGCCCGAGATGCTCCACGACGTCCAGGTCGAGGCGACGTTCCCGGACGGCACCAAACTCGTCACCGTCCACCACCCGATCCCGTGA
- a CDS encoding PaaI family thioesterase gives MTTELPAGLGNGFDTELGLEYLEMTPDGGRARLTITDKLLQPWGIVHGGVYCSVIESMASVSGQVWLSENGDGHVVGVNNNTDFLRAIKSGTVTATSTPIHRGRRQQLWLVTITDDTDRVVARGQVRLQNLTGE, from the coding sequence GTGACGACTGAGCTCCCCGCAGGCCTGGGCAACGGATTCGACACCGAGCTGGGCCTCGAGTACCTGGAGATGACGCCGGACGGCGGTCGCGCGCGACTGACGATCACCGACAAGCTGTTGCAGCCCTGGGGGATCGTCCACGGGGGCGTCTACTGCTCGGTGATCGAGAGCATGGCCAGCGTATCGGGACAGGTGTGGCTGTCGGAGAACGGCGACGGCCACGTCGTGGGCGTCAACAACAACACCGACTTCCTGCGGGCGATCAAGTCGGGCACGGTGACCGCGACGTCGACGCCGATCCACCGCGGCCGCCGCCAGCAGCTGTGGCTGGTCACCATCACCGACGACACCGACCGGGTGGTGGCGCGCGGCCAGGTCCGGCTGCAGAACCTCACCGGCGAGTAG
- a CDS encoding urease accessory protein UreF: MTNLTTLLALSDSRLPTGGHVHSGGVEEAVTSGLVRDLPTLHAYLRRRISTHGLVTASLAAAVHRGILPAAAGERGDAETDARTPAPAARAASRAQGRGLVRLARRVWPAEDWAALGATPHLAVAAGAVGRAGGLTPEHTALSVVYTTMTGSATAAQRLLALDPGDVAAVTFGLSELCEQTAGEAAEELADLSDPLLDVLAQRHLDRERPLFAS; the protein is encoded by the coding sequence ATGACGAATCTGACCACCCTGCTCGCACTGTCGGATTCCCGGCTCCCGACCGGCGGCCACGTGCACTCCGGCGGCGTCGAGGAGGCGGTGACCAGCGGCCTGGTGCGGGATCTGCCGACGCTGCACGCCTACCTGCGGCGCCGGATCAGCACCCATGGGTTGGTCACCGCCTCCCTCGCGGCAGCCGTGCACCGCGGCATCCTGCCGGCGGCGGCGGGGGAGCGCGGCGACGCCGAAACCGACGCGCGCACACCGGCTCCCGCGGCGCGGGCGGCGTCGCGCGCGCAGGGCCGCGGCCTCGTCCGGCTGGCACGCCGAGTGTGGCCGGCCGAGGACTGGGCGGCGCTGGGCGCGACCCCGCACCTCGCGGTGGCCGCGGGCGCGGTCGGCCGGGCCGGCGGGCTGACCCCCGAACACACCGCACTGTCGGTCGTCTACACCACGATGACGGGGTCCGCGACGGCCGCGCAGCGGCTGCTGGCCCTCGATCCCGGCGACGTCGCCGCGGTCACGTTCGGGCTCTCGGAGCTCTGCGAGCAGACCGCCGGCGAGGCCGCCGAGGAGCTCGCCGACCTGTCCGACCCGTTGCTGGACGTCCTGGCCCAGCGTCACCTCGACCGCGAACGTCCGCTGTTCGCGTCCTGA
- the ureG gene encoding urease accessory protein UreG, protein MPPHFLDGRPHDHTDRPRRVRRPGEPLRIGVGGPVGSGKTALVAALCRQLRDERSVAVLTNDIYTTEDADFLRRHAVLPDDRIAAVQTGGCPHTAIRDDITANLDAIDDLIASHDDLDLILVESGGDNLTATFSSGLIDVQIFVIDVAGGDKVPRKGGPGVTYSDLLVINKTDLAPLVGADLEVMRRDAAAVRGERPFVLISLTADPTASPVLAWVREQLQVAQAV, encoded by the coding sequence ATGCCACCGCATTTCCTGGACGGCCGGCCCCACGACCACACCGACCGCCCGCGCCGGGTGCGCCGGCCGGGGGAGCCGCTGCGCATCGGCGTCGGCGGGCCGGTCGGGTCCGGCAAGACGGCCCTGGTGGCCGCGCTGTGCCGGCAGTTGCGCGACGAGCGGTCGGTGGCGGTGCTGACCAACGACATCTACACCACCGAGGACGCCGACTTCCTGCGCCGGCATGCGGTGCTGCCCGACGACCGCATCGCCGCCGTGCAGACCGGCGGGTGCCCGCACACCGCGATCCGCGACGACATCACCGCCAATCTCGACGCGATCGACGACCTCATCGCCTCGCATGACGATCTGGACCTGATCCTGGTCGAGTCCGGTGGCGACAACCTCACGGCGACGTTCTCGTCGGGACTGATCGACGTGCAGATCTTCGTCATCGACGTCGCGGGCGGGGACAAAGTGCCGCGCAAGGGCGGCCCGGGTGTCACGTACTCGGACCTGCTGGTGATCAACAAGACCGATCTCGCTCCGCTGGTCGGCGCCGACCTGGAGGTGATGCGCCGCGATGCGGCCGCGGTGCGCGGCGAGCGGCCCTTCGTGCTGATCTCGCTGACGGCCGACCCGACAGCCTCCCCGGTGCTCGCCTGGGTCCGCGAACAGCTGCAGGTCGCACAGGCGGTGTGA
- a CDS encoding hemolysin family protein → MSPLMAALSLLAFALLTAGTAVFVAAEFSLTALERSTVEANARSGDRRDHLVRRAHRTLSTQLSGAQVGISITTLATGFLAEPVVARLIAPGLEALKVPERFVSGLALALAILIATSVSMVYGELVPKNLAVAHPVPTARFAAAPQLMFSFLFTPLIRLTNGTANWILRRLGIEPAEELRSARSPQELVSLVRSSAQSGSLDPVTAVLVDRSLQFGDRTAEELMTPRSKIDTLDADETVLDLSQAAVRTGHSRFPVIRGDLDETIGMVHVKQVFAVPYERRATTLLAHLAQPLTKVPSTLDGDAVMAEVRANGLQTALVVDEYGGTAGMVTVEDLIEEIVGDVRDEHDVEPPDVVAAGRGWQVSGLLRIDEVAENTEFRAPEGDYETIGGLMLEKLGHIPEEGETVELRAFDPDGPIEDPVLWLATVVKMDGRRIDQLELNKLGRRDDRDEDEHEDEDEDEDTADG, encoded by the coding sequence ATGAGCCCGCTGATGGCAGCGCTGTCCCTCCTCGCATTCGCGCTGCTGACCGCCGGCACCGCCGTCTTCGTCGCCGCGGAGTTCTCCCTGACCGCGCTGGAACGCAGCACCGTCGAGGCCAACGCCCGCAGCGGGGACCGCCGCGACCATCTCGTCCGGCGGGCACACCGCACGCTGTCCACCCAGCTCTCGGGCGCGCAGGTGGGCATCTCGATCACCACACTGGCCACCGGTTTCCTGGCCGAACCCGTCGTGGCGCGGCTCATCGCCCCCGGCCTGGAAGCCCTCAAGGTGCCGGAGCGCTTCGTCAGCGGGTTGGCCCTCGCGCTGGCCATCCTGATCGCCACGTCGGTGTCGATGGTCTACGGCGAGCTGGTCCCGAAGAACCTGGCCGTGGCCCATCCGGTGCCGACCGCACGCTTCGCGGCCGCGCCGCAGCTGATGTTCTCCTTCCTGTTCACCCCGCTGATCCGGCTCACCAACGGCACCGCCAACTGGATCCTGCGCCGGCTCGGCATCGAGCCGGCCGAGGAGTTGCGCTCCGCCCGCTCGCCGCAGGAGCTGGTGTCGCTGGTGCGGTCGTCGGCCCAGAGCGGTTCGCTGGATCCCGTCACCGCCGTCCTGGTCGACCGCTCCCTGCAATTCGGCGACCGCACGGCCGAGGAACTGATGACGCCGCGCTCGAAGATCGACACCCTCGACGCCGACGAGACCGTGCTCGACCTCAGCCAGGCCGCCGTGCGCACGGGCCACTCCCGGTTCCCCGTGATCCGCGGCGACCTCGACGAGACGATCGGGATGGTGCACGTCAAACAGGTCTTCGCGGTGCCCTACGAGCGGCGCGCGACGACGCTGCTGGCCCACCTCGCGCAACCGCTCACCAAGGTGCCCTCGACCCTCGACGGCGACGCGGTCATGGCCGAGGTGCGCGCGAACGGACTGCAGACCGCCCTGGTGGTCGACGAATACGGCGGCACCGCCGGAATGGTGACCGTCGAGGACCTCATCGAGGAGATCGTCGGCGACGTCCGCGACGAGCACGACGTGGAACCGCCCGACGTGGTCGCCGCGGGGCGCGGCTGGCAGGTGTCGGGGCTGCTCCGCATCGACGAGGTGGCCGAGAACACCGAGTTCCGCGCGCCCGAAGGCGATTACGAGACGATCGGCGGGCTGATGCTGGAGAAACTCGGCCACATCCCCGAAGAAGGCGAGACCGTGGAGCTGCGCGCTTTCGACCCGGACGGCCCGATCGAGGATCCGGTGCTGTGGCTGGCCACCGTGGTGAAGATGGACGGCCGCCGCATCGACCAGCTCGAACTGAACAAGTTGGGCCGCCGCGACGACCGCGACGAGGACGAGCACGAGGACGAGGACGAGGACGAGGACACCGCCGATGGGTGA
- a CDS encoding urease subunit beta yields the protein MIPGETVFGAGDIDINSGAVRLELEIVNTGDRPVQIGSHVHVPQANEALQFDRAAAHGHRFDIPAGTAIRFEPGVAQRVVLVPLAGSREVHGLSLDPPGRLDAR from the coding sequence GTGATCCCGGGAGAAACGGTCTTCGGCGCGGGCGACATCGACATCAATTCCGGCGCCGTGCGTCTGGAGCTCGAGATCGTCAACACCGGCGACCGGCCGGTTCAAATCGGCAGCCATGTGCACGTCCCGCAAGCCAACGAGGCCCTGCAGTTCGACCGCGCCGCCGCGCACGGCCACCGCTTCGACATCCCCGCCGGCACCGCGATCCGGTTCGAACCCGGTGTCGCACAACGTGTCGTGCTGGTTCCGCTGGCGGGCTCCCGGGAAGTGCACGGCCTGAGCCTGGACCCGCCGGGCAGATTGGACGCGCGATGA
- a CDS encoding M56 family metallopeptidase, translating into MSALAFTIVALLLSGPVPAMLARATWPLRAPRAAIVLWQSIALAAVLSAFSAGIAIASRLFEPGPDGRPTATVATAIDDLGRPLWAAYIVVFALTLMIGARLAVAVLGVAIATRRRRAHHRMVVDLVAAHHPRPPAGSGLRILGVAQPLAYCLPGVRSRVVVSEGALNTLSDNEVAAILSHERAHLRARHDLVLEMFTAVHAAFPRLVRSAHALNAVRLLIELLADDAAVRTTGPTPLARALVACASSRTPRGALAAGGPTTVVRVRRLAGAPNSRLLAARAYAAAAAVLVVPTLALAVPWLTELHRLFML; encoded by the coding sequence GTGTCCGCGCTGGCCTTCACCATCGTCGCCTTGCTCCTGTCGGGGCCGGTGCCTGCGATGCTGGCCCGAGCCACGTGGCCGCTGCGTGCTCCGCGGGCGGCCATCGTGCTGTGGCAGTCCATCGCACTGGCCGCGGTTCTGTCGGCGTTCTCCGCGGGGATCGCCATCGCCAGCCGGCTGTTCGAGCCGGGTCCCGACGGCCGCCCCACGGCGACGGTCGCCACGGCGATCGACGATCTCGGCCGGCCGCTGTGGGCCGCCTACATCGTCGTCTTCGCGCTGACGCTGATGATCGGCGCACGCCTGGCCGTCGCGGTGCTCGGTGTCGCGATCGCCACGCGGCGGCGCCGCGCGCATCACCGGATGGTGGTCGACCTCGTGGCCGCACACCATCCCCGTCCGCCCGCGGGCAGCGGCCTGCGCATCCTGGGCGTCGCGCAGCCGCTCGCGTACTGCCTGCCCGGCGTCCGCAGCCGCGTCGTGGTCAGTGAAGGCGCCCTGAACACTCTGTCCGACAACGAGGTCGCGGCGATTCTCAGCCACGAACGGGCGCACCTGCGCGCCCGCCACGACCTGGTGCTCGAGATGTTCACCGCCGTGCACGCCGCCTTCCCCCGGCTGGTCCGCAGCGCCCACGCGCTCAACGCGGTCCGGCTGCTGATCGAGCTGCTGGCCGACGACGCGGCCGTGCGCACGACCGGCCCCACTCCCCTGGCGCGCGCGCTCGTCGCGTGCGCCTCCTCGCGCACCCCGCGCGGCGCCCTGGCCGCCGGCGGGCCGACGACCGTGGTGCGGGTGCGCCGTCTCGCGGGCGCGCCGAACAGTCGCCTGCTGGCGGCGCGCGCCTACGCCGCCGCGGCCGCCGTGCTCGTCGTCCCCACCCTCGCGCTGGCCGTGCCGTGGCTGACCGAGTTGCACCGGCTGTTCATGCTGTAG